In the genome of Desulfofarcimen acetoxidans DSM 771, one region contains:
- the modB gene encoding molybdate ABC transporter permease subunit: MLFQLADWSPVFLSLRTAVLAVIAVTCSGLPLARVLARKEFPGKDLLESAITLPMVLPPSVIGYGLLILIGKNGFIGQALSGLGISIIFTWWAAALASTVVSFPLMYQSAKAAFKSVDLDLEKAARTLGASEVRVFFTVTLPLAWPGILAGIVLSFARALGEFGATLMVAGNIPGQTSTIPLAIFFAVDAGDNATAKTLVAIVTLFSFAVIFWVNRWSKRQNY, encoded by the coding sequence ATGCTATTTCAACTGGCAGACTGGTCTCCGGTATTTCTTTCTCTACGCACGGCTGTTCTTGCGGTTATTGCGGTTACCTGCTCCGGCCTGCCACTGGCCAGGGTTTTAGCTCGCAAGGAATTTCCGGGAAAAGACTTATTGGAATCTGCCATCACTCTGCCTATGGTACTGCCGCCATCAGTAATTGGCTATGGACTGTTAATACTTATTGGCAAAAACGGTTTTATAGGGCAAGCTTTATCCGGCCTGGGGATAAGCATTATTTTCACCTGGTGGGCAGCGGCACTGGCTTCTACGGTAGTCTCCTTTCCGTTGATGTACCAGAGCGCCAAAGCAGCCTTTAAAAGTGTAGATTTAGATTTGGAAAAAGCGGCCAGGACACTGGGGGCAAGTGAGGTAAGAGTATTTTTTACCGTAACACTTCCCCTGGCCTGGCCAGGTATTTTAGCAGGAATAGTATTATCATTCGCCCGCGCCCTGGGTGAATTCGGAGCTACATTAATGGTTGCGGGCAATATTCCCGGACAGACATCCACTATACCATTGGCTATTTTCTTTGCCGTAGACGCGGGGGACAATGCCACAGCCAAAACCCTGGTTGCAATTGTTACCCTATTTAGCTTCGCAGTAATTTTCTGGGTTAATCGCTGGTCCAAACGACAGAACTACTAG
- a CDS encoding ABC transporter ATP-binding protein: MLEASIQKKLWHFTLDFNLRVGKEIMVLQGPSGAGKTTILHCLAGLLKPTSGYIKLNDQLFYSSKEKICLPPQLRNTGYLFQDYALFPHMTVRQNVLYGLKCRKERDITVNPVDYLNSFGVGHLIDRYPRQLSGGEKQRVALARALAVQPKLLLLDEPFSALDKNTRESLRYEMKNLHREWQIPFILVTHDEEDARCLGDQIITLKKAA, encoded by the coding sequence ATGTTGGAAGCATCTATTCAAAAAAAATTATGGCATTTCACTCTGGATTTTAATTTAAGAGTCGGAAAAGAAATAATGGTTCTTCAGGGGCCATCCGGTGCCGGAAAAACTACCATTCTGCACTGTCTGGCCGGCTTGCTTAAACCTACCTCCGGATATATCAAGCTAAACGACCAACTATTCTATTCCTCCAAAGAAAAAATCTGCCTGCCGCCACAGCTGAGAAATACAGGATACTTATTTCAGGATTACGCTCTTTTCCCCCATATGACTGTCAGACAAAATGTTTTATATGGCTTAAAGTGCAGAAAAGAGCGGGATATAACCGTAAATCCGGTTGATTACCTGAACTCTTTTGGTGTCGGTCATTTAATTGATCGTTATCCGCGACAGCTTTCCGGCGGAGAAAAACAGCGAGTAGCACTGGCCAGGGCATTGGCCGTGCAGCCAAAATTGCTTTTGCTGGATGAACCCTTTAGCGCTCTGGATAAGAACACCAGGGAATCCCTGCGGTATGAGATGAAAAACCTGCACAGGGAGTGGCAAATACCTTTCATTCTGGTTACACATGATGAGGAAGACGCACGATGCCTAGGAGACCAAATCATTACACTCAAAAAAGCCGCCTAA
- a CDS encoding TOBE domain-containing protein translates to MELSVRNQLKAKVKNVKSNDVSSEVVLDVGGQEMCAVITTGSVKRLGLKVGDDVFALVKATSVMIMK, encoded by the coding sequence ATGGAATTAAGTGTCCGTAATCAACTTAAAGCTAAAGTTAAAAATGTTAAGTCGAATGATGTAAGTTCAGAGGTAGTCCTTGATGTAGGCGGTCAGGAAATGTGTGCCGTAATAACTACCGGTTCGGTAAAAAGGTTGGGATTAAAGGTTGGAGACGATGTGTTTGCACTCGTTAAAGCAACTTCTGTTATGATAATGAAGTAA
- a CDS encoding molybdopterin-dependent aldehyde oxidoreductase, with the protein MQKKTVNVNGIQKTIVVNPDATLADVLRKQLLLTGTKIGCNKGQCGACSVLMDGKVIRSCVTKMSRVPDGANITTIEGIGTPQNLHAVQLAWAVHGGAQCGFCSPGFIVSAKGLLDTNNNPSRDDVRDWFQKHRNACRCTGYKPLVDAVMDAARVVRGEMTMEELAYKLPADNKIWGGNIPRPSAIAKVTGTCDYGADLGLKMPEGTLHLKLVQAEVSHANIKSIDTSEAEKMPGVYKVITHKDVKGKNRITGLITFPSNKGDGWDRPILCDEKVFQFGDAIAIVCADTEENAQAAVSKVKVELELLPAYMSAPAAMAEDAIEIHPGTPNIYFEQKIVKGEDTEKFMEEAAYVVEGKDLYVGRQPHLPIEPDVGLAYFDEEGRLTIHSKSIGLALHAAMIAPGVGIELEKLRMVQNPAGGTFGYKFSPTIEALLGVAAMVTGKPVYLNFDYFQQITYTGKRSPFFVDIKLAADKDGKLTAMESEWAVDHGPYSEFGDLLTVRGAQFIGAGYGIANIRGIGRTVATNHAWGSAFRGYGSPQSFFASETMMDVLAEKMGVDPLELRYKNVYRPGDTTPSGCPPEVYTLPELIDMIRPKYQAALENAKKLSTDEKKHGVGVSIGIYGCGLDGPDGAEAWAELTENGVILSTCWHDHGQGADMGVMATGHEALRPIGIKPEAIKLVLNDTALAPDGGPAGGSRSQVVVGNAVKAGCDLLVAAMKKADGTYRTYAEMVAEGIPVKYVGKWAAPCTACDENGQGNPFPTYMYGVFLAEVEVDTKTGKTMVTKMTLAADIGKIANKLVTDGQIYGGLAQGIGLALTEDFEDLKKHTTMIGCGLPFIKDIPDALEIMYLETPRDLGPHGASGVGELPLTSPHAAVINAIYNACGVRITHLPALPEKVLAGLNAK; encoded by the coding sequence ATGCAAAAAAAGACGGTCAATGTTAACGGTATTCAAAAAACAATAGTTGTTAATCCCGATGCCACTTTGGCTGATGTTTTACGCAAACAACTATTGCTTACCGGTACAAAAATCGGTTGCAATAAAGGCCAGTGCGGCGCTTGCTCAGTGTTGATGGACGGTAAGGTTATCCGTTCCTGCGTAACAAAAATGAGCCGTGTACCTGACGGTGCTAATATTACTACTATTGAAGGTATCGGTACCCCGCAAAACCTGCATGCGGTTCAATTGGCCTGGGCCGTGCACGGTGGCGCTCAGTGCGGTTTCTGCAGCCCTGGTTTCATCGTTTCGGCCAAGGGTCTTTTGGACACAAACAACAATCCCAGCAGAGACGATGTCCGCGACTGGTTCCAGAAGCACAGAAACGCTTGCCGCTGCACAGGCTACAAGCCTTTAGTTGATGCTGTTATGGATGCCGCCCGCGTAGTGCGCGGTGAAATGACCATGGAGGAACTGGCTTATAAATTGCCGGCTGACAATAAAATCTGGGGCGGCAATATCCCCCGTCCTTCCGCTATTGCCAAAGTTACAGGCACCTGTGATTACGGCGCGGATTTGGGCTTAAAGATGCCGGAAGGCACGCTGCATCTTAAACTGGTGCAGGCCGAAGTATCTCACGCTAATATTAAATCCATTGATACTTCTGAAGCGGAAAAGATGCCCGGTGTTTATAAAGTTATCACACATAAAGACGTTAAGGGTAAAAACCGTATTACCGGTTTAATCACCTTCCCCAGCAATAAGGGTGACGGTTGGGACAGGCCCATTCTTTGTGACGAAAAAGTATTCCAGTTCGGGGATGCCATAGCCATTGTTTGTGCTGACACGGAAGAAAATGCTCAGGCAGCGGTCAGTAAAGTTAAAGTAGAATTAGAATTGCTGCCGGCCTATATGAGTGCTCCCGCGGCTATGGCTGAGGATGCTATTGAGATTCATCCCGGCACACCTAATATTTATTTCGAGCAAAAGATCGTTAAGGGTGAAGATACCGAAAAATTCATGGAGGAAGCCGCTTATGTGGTGGAAGGCAAAGATTTGTATGTGGGCCGCCAGCCGCACCTGCCCATTGAACCTGACGTTGGACTGGCTTACTTTGATGAAGAAGGCCGCCTGACTATTCATTCCAAGAGTATCGGTTTAGCCCTGCACGCCGCTATGATTGCACCCGGCGTAGGCATTGAGCTGGAAAAACTGAGAATGGTTCAGAACCCGGCCGGCGGCACCTTTGGTTACAAATTCAGCCCCACCATTGAGGCTTTGCTCGGTGTGGCCGCTATGGTTACGGGCAAGCCTGTTTACCTTAACTTTGATTACTTCCAGCAGATTACCTACACCGGCAAGAGATCGCCTTTCTTCGTTGATATTAAATTGGCAGCGGATAAAGACGGCAAGCTTACCGCAATGGAAAGTGAATGGGCAGTTGACCACGGCCCCTATTCAGAATTCGGAGATTTGTTGACAGTTCGTGGCGCCCAGTTTATCGGAGCAGGTTACGGCATTGCCAATATCAGGGGTATTGGCCGTACTGTAGCTACCAACCATGCCTGGGGTTCTGCTTTCCGCGGTTATGGTTCTCCCCAGAGCTTCTTTGCTTCAGAGACCATGATGGATGTGCTGGCAGAAAAAATGGGTGTTGACCCGCTGGAATTGCGCTATAAAAACGTTTACAGACCCGGTGACACCACTCCTTCCGGTTGCCCTCCGGAGGTTTATACACTGCCTGAATTGATTGATATGATCAGACCGAAATACCAGGCAGCTTTAGAAAATGCCAAGAAATTATCTACAGACGAGAAGAAACACGGTGTCGGCGTATCCATAGGTATTTACGGCTGCGGTTTGGACGGCCCGGACGGAGCCGAAGCCTGGGCAGAATTGACTGAGAACGGCGTTATCCTGAGTACTTGCTGGCATGATCACGGCCAGGGTGCTGATATGGGTGTTATGGCTACCGGACATGAAGCATTGAGACCCATCGGGATTAAGCCGGAAGCAATTAAGCTGGTGCTGAATGATACCGCTCTTGCTCCGGACGGTGGCCCGGCCGGAGGCAGCCGCTCCCAGGTAGTTGTCGGTAATGCTGTAAAGGCCGGTTGCGATCTTTTAGTAGCTGCCATGAAGAAGGCTGACGGGACTTACAGAACCTATGCTGAAATGGTGGCGGAAGGTATCCCCGTGAAATATGTAGGCAAATGGGCCGCTCCCTGCACTGCCTGCGATGAAAACGGTCAGGGCAATCCTTTCCCGACCTATATGTACGGTGTATTCCTGGCCGAGGTTGAAGTGGATACCAAAACCGGTAAGACTATGGTAACTAAAATGACTTTGGCCGCTGATATAGGTAAGATTGCCAATAAGCTGGTGACAGACGGACAGATTTACGGTGGTTTAGCACAGGGTATCGGTTTGGCTTTGACCGAAGACTTTGAGGACTTGAAGAAACACACAACCATGATCGGCTGCGGCCTGCCGTTTATCAAAGATATTCCGGATGCTCTGGAAATTATGTACCTGGAAACTCCGAGAGATTTGGGACCGCACGGTGCCTCAGGTGTTGGAGAACTGCCTCTGACCTCACCGCACGCTGCTGTCATCAATGCTATCTACAATGCCTGCGGAGTGCGCATTACTCATCTTCCGGCGCTGCCCGAGAAGGTATTGGCGGGGTTGAACGCGAAGTAA
- a CDS encoding molybdopterin-binding protein — protein sequence MKVVAVEEAVGMVLGHDITQIVPGKVKGPAFKKGHVIEFKDIPKLLNIGKENIYVFDLQEGFVHEDDAALRIAEAAAGPGIEISQPKEGRVNLTATVSGLLKINAGALFRINEIDEAAMATLHTNHRIDAGSVVAGTRIIPLVIEEEKLASIINVCRENYPIAEVKPFKPWKIGVVTTGSEVYRGRIKDKFGPVLKSKFSLLGSTVLRQIFVSDDVQMTAQAVHDLIDEGADMIAVTGGMSVDPDDQTPAGIRAAGGEVVIYGTPCLPGSMFMLAYINDTPVVGLPGCVMYNKASIFDLVVPRILAGEEVTKEDIIALGHGGLCSGCPECRYPVCGFGKV from the coding sequence ATGAAAGTTGTAGCAGTAGAAGAGGCTGTGGGCATGGTGTTGGGTCATGATATTACGCAAATAGTTCCCGGTAAAGTAAAGGGCCCTGCTTTTAAGAAAGGTCATGTAATTGAATTTAAAGATATACCGAAACTTTTAAATATCGGGAAAGAAAATATCTATGTATTTGATTTGCAGGAGGGCTTTGTTCATGAAGATGATGCCGCTCTTAGGATTGCAGAGGCGGCTGCCGGTCCCGGCATTGAGATATCCCAGCCTAAAGAGGGACGTGTTAACCTTACGGCAACTGTTTCCGGCTTGTTGAAAATTAATGCCGGAGCCTTATTCCGCATTAATGAAATTGATGAAGCGGCCATGGCCACTTTGCATACAAACCACAGAATAGATGCCGGCAGCGTTGTTGCCGGTACCAGAATAATACCGCTGGTTATTGAGGAAGAAAAGCTTGCTTCCATAATTAACGTGTGCAGAGAAAATTACCCGATAGCGGAGGTTAAGCCGTTTAAACCCTGGAAGATAGGTGTTGTGACAACCGGCAGTGAGGTTTACCGCGGCAGGATCAAAGACAAGTTCGGCCCGGTATTGAAATCCAAATTTTCTCTGTTAGGCAGCACTGTTTTAAGGCAGATCTTCGTGTCTGATGATGTACAGATGACAGCTCAGGCGGTACATGATTTGATCGATGAAGGGGCTGATATGATTGCCGTTACCGGCGGTATGTCGGTAGATCCTGATGATCAGACTCCGGCCGGTATCCGTGCTGCCGGTGGGGAAGTTGTTATATACGGTACTCCTTGTTTGCCCGGCTCCATGTTTATGCTGGCATATATTAATGATACTCCTGTTGTGGGCCTGCCGGGTTGTGTTATGTATAACAAGGCGAGTATTTTTGATTTAGTTGTGCCGCGCATACTGGCCGGTGAAGAAGTGACGAAAGAGGATATTATAGCTCTTGGTCATGGAGGCTTATGCTCGGGTTGTCCTGAATGCAGGTACCCGGTTTGTGGTTTTGGCAAGGTGTAA
- the modA gene encoding molybdate ABC transporter substrate-binding protein: MKTRVSYIKLIIFSLLLTFLISGCTAGTPKDENTSAAQQPKQNLFAYVGAGLKEPVSEIAQLYEQKTGVKVEISFNNSGVLFNQLETSKKGDIYMPGGMPYLEKAKQNGYIDEMVGPIAIHTPVIITPKGNPAQINKVQDLAKPGVKIIMPDKEATALGKSAYKTFNKLGITKDVDKNVLTTVETAPKVATTLLMGQGNAGITEYSNYTKDKEKLDLVEIDPAVNEVEEIPCASLTFSNQKEQAKDFLKFMKEEGSAIFAKHGFKVKA, from the coding sequence ATGAAAACCCGCGTTTCGTATATAAAACTAATTATTTTTAGCTTATTGCTCACTTTTTTAATCAGCGGATGTACCGCCGGCACTCCTAAAGATGAAAACACATCAGCCGCTCAGCAGCCCAAACAAAACCTTTTTGCCTATGTTGGAGCCGGCTTAAAAGAGCCCGTATCGGAAATTGCCCAACTCTACGAACAAAAAACCGGGGTTAAAGTAGAAATCAGTTTTAATAATTCAGGAGTATTATTTAATCAACTGGAGACAAGCAAAAAAGGAGATATTTATATGCCGGGTGGCATGCCTTATTTGGAAAAAGCAAAACAAAATGGTTACATTGATGAAATGGTAGGTCCTATTGCTATTCACACGCCCGTCATTATTACACCCAAGGGCAATCCGGCTCAAATAAACAAAGTACAGGACTTGGCAAAACCCGGCGTGAAGATAATCATGCCCGATAAAGAAGCAACAGCCTTGGGCAAGTCTGCTTATAAGACTTTCAACAAGCTGGGAATCACAAAAGATGTTGATAAGAATGTTCTAACCACTGTGGAAACTGCTCCTAAAGTAGCCACCACACTGCTCATGGGTCAGGGCAACGCAGGCATTACCGAGTACAGCAACTACACCAAGGATAAAGAAAAACTTGATCTTGTTGAAATTGATCCTGCTGTTAACGAAGTTGAAGAAATACCCTGTGCTTCATTAACTTTTTCCAATCAAAAAGAACAGGCCAAAGATTTTCTTAAATTCATGAAAGAGGAAGGTTCCGCGATCTTTGCCAAACACGGTTTTAAAGTCAAAGCTTAA
- the modA gene encoding molybdate ABC transporter substrate-binding protein, with product MKKFLSITALILLVIVALSGCGGTKEKPAQPQAEAVKLNIAAAASLKDAAEEIKTIYSKQNQNINITYIFNASGPLQQQIEQGAPVDMFISAAKKQMDALDEKGLILKETRKDLLGNDLVLIAPKDTKITGFEDLIKPETDRVSIGTPESVPAGSYAKEALTKMQIWDKIQTKLVPAKDVRQVLHYVETGNVAAGMVYKSDALTSQEVKIVAYAPSDSHKPIVYPMAVLSNSKQQKETEKFADFLSGEEASKVFEKYGFKTIKK from the coding sequence ATGAAAAAATTTTTATCTATCACCGCGCTTATATTATTGGTAATAGTTGCTTTAAGCGGTTGCGGTGGAACCAAAGAAAAACCGGCCCAGCCTCAGGCAGAAGCTGTCAAGCTTAACATTGCTGCTGCAGCCAGCCTTAAAGACGCCGCGGAAGAAATTAAAACCATCTACTCCAAGCAAAATCAGAATATTAATATTACATACATTTTTAACGCTTCAGGACCTCTTCAACAACAAATTGAACAAGGCGCGCCTGTAGACATGTTTATTTCCGCCGCTAAAAAACAAATGGATGCTTTAGATGAAAAAGGACTAATCCTCAAAGAAACACGCAAGGATTTGCTGGGTAACGATCTTGTACTGATTGCCCCAAAAGACACTAAAATTACCGGTTTTGAAGACCTTATAAAACCGGAGACAGACAGAGTCAGCATAGGAACACCGGAATCAGTTCCAGCCGGCAGTTATGCTAAAGAAGCTTTAACCAAAATGCAAATATGGGATAAAATACAGACCAAGCTTGTGCCGGCTAAAGATGTGCGCCAGGTACTTCATTACGTTGAAACCGGCAACGTTGCTGCCGGAATGGTATATAAATCCGATGCGTTAACAAGTCAGGAAGTTAAAATCGTAGCCTACGCTCCGTCAGATTCTCATAAGCCAATTGTCTATCCGATGGCTGTTTTAAGCAATTCTAAACAACAAAAAGAAACAGAAAAATTTGCAGATTTTCTAAGCGGAGAAGAAGCGTCTAAAGTATTTGAGAAATACGGTTTTAAAACTATTAAAAAATAA
- a CDS encoding pyridine nucleotide-disulfide oxidoreductase/dicluster-binding protein translates to MEQKELRELESKCIQEQPPACTAACPIHVDARAFVNQVSKGKWGEARKTLNKTMPFPAILGRICDHPCQAACRRGEVGDAINIGALERVCIEKTNLRAKIPLIPKNSRRVAVVGSGLGALTAASDLARKGYSVTVFDSGDRLGGRLWDYPEEVLPEQVIADEISLLGDLGVESRLKTDISQEGFLSGLIAEFSAVFVQLEDGKLNAASEWGLPTDERGNLKIDPATMFAGMDGVFAGGLSRAEGKYSPVFDVLEGRRAAVSVDRFIQGTSQTIGRDREGPYSSLLYTDLKGISPLPAVPFSSPERGYDEEAAISEAERCIQCQCLECVKACAYLEKYGSYPKRYVREVYNNESIVKGIHVANKMINSCSLCGLCETVCPGGLSMAEVCMAARENMVKNNKMPPSAHDFALMDMHFSNSDKFAMAHHEPGSEKSSYLFFPGCQLSASSPGQVEQVYGYLRHNLTGGVGLMLRCCGAPAAWAAREDLFQAGLAEIRAQWESMGKPQIIPACSTCYSELKRHLPEAELISLWEVLEASGLPASEAAATGMVSPEKNAEVSQCAGAAANKPLALHDPCTTRHEQQIQETVRGILAQLGCQTEELNYSRERTTCCGFGGLLSNVDPELARQVTRKRSAESPADYVTYCAMCRDNLAASGKRTMHVLDLLFPLERETDPAARPRPGYSERRENRARLKNKLLCELWGEQPKEKENYEKVRLFISPEVQERLEDRRILKSDLQMVIEHAEKTGNKLQNRKTGRLLAYYKPVQVTYWVDYLPEKDGYEIYNAYCHRMEIVEDVK, encoded by the coding sequence ATGGAACAAAAAGAATTGCGTGAATTAGAGAGCAAGTGTATCCAGGAACAGCCCCCTGCCTGTACTGCCGCCTGTCCTATTCATGTCGACGCGCGCGCGTTTGTTAATCAGGTGAGTAAAGGTAAATGGGGGGAAGCCAGGAAAACATTAAATAAAACAATGCCTTTTCCGGCTATTCTGGGGCGCATATGTGACCATCCCTGCCAGGCCGCCTGCAGAAGAGGTGAGGTCGGTGATGCTATTAATATCGGCGCTTTAGAAAGAGTTTGTATTGAGAAGACTAATTTACGGGCAAAAATACCCCTGATCCCGAAAAACAGCCGCCGGGTAGCTGTAGTCGGTAGTGGTTTGGGCGCCTTGACGGCAGCCTCCGATCTGGCCCGTAAAGGTTACAGTGTTACTGTATTTGATTCAGGCGACAGGTTGGGGGGCAGGCTCTGGGATTATCCGGAAGAAGTTTTGCCGGAGCAGGTCATCGCAGATGAAATCTCTTTGTTGGGTGACCTGGGTGTAGAGAGCAGACTGAAAACCGATATCAGTCAGGAGGGCTTTTTATCCGGTCTTATTGCAGAGTTTAGTGCTGTTTTTGTGCAATTGGAGGACGGCAAGCTTAATGCTGCGTCTGAATGGGGGCTGCCGACAGATGAACGGGGCAATCTGAAAATTGATCCTGCGACCATGTTTGCCGGTATGGATGGAGTGTTCGCCGGTGGTCTCAGCCGCGCGGAAGGAAAATATTCACCGGTTTTTGATGTTTTGGAAGGGCGGCGGGCGGCTGTTTCTGTAGATCGCTTTATCCAGGGAACCTCTCAGACTATCGGAAGAGATAGAGAAGGACCCTATAGCAGCCTGCTCTATACTGATTTGAAGGGCATATCTCCACTGCCCGCCGTGCCTTTTAGCAGCCCGGAGCGGGGGTACGATGAGGAGGCTGCGATTAGCGAAGCGGAGAGATGCATCCAGTGCCAGTGCCTGGAGTGTGTTAAGGCCTGTGCCTATTTGGAGAAGTACGGCAGCTATCCCAAAAGGTATGTGAGGGAAGTCTACAATAACGAATCCATAGTCAAAGGTATTCATGTAGCCAATAAGATGATTAATTCCTGCAGTTTATGCGGTTTATGCGAGACTGTTTGTCCCGGCGGCTTGTCTATGGCCGAGGTTTGTATGGCGGCACGCGAAAATATGGTAAAAAACAATAAGATGCCTCCTTCGGCTCATGATTTTGCTCTGATGGACATGCATTTCAGCAACAGTGATAAGTTTGCTATGGCGCACCATGAACCGGGCAGTGAAAAAAGCAGTTACTTGTTTTTCCCCGGCTGCCAGCTCAGTGCTTCTTCACCGGGGCAGGTGGAACAAGTATACGGTTATTTGCGGCATAATTTGACCGGTGGTGTGGGCCTAATGCTCAGATGCTGCGGTGCTCCTGCCGCCTGGGCTGCCAGGGAGGATTTGTTTCAGGCCGGTTTGGCTGAAATTCGAGCTCAATGGGAGTCCATGGGCAAGCCGCAAATTATCCCCGCCTGTTCAACCTGTTACAGTGAATTAAAGCGGCACCTGCCTGAGGCTGAATTAATATCACTGTGGGAAGTGCTTGAAGCCTCCGGTTTGCCTGCTTCAGAAGCGGCGGCGACCGGTATGGTCAGCCCTGAAAAAAACGCGGAGGTCTCTCAATGCGCGGGAGCTGCTGCAAACAAGCCTCTGGCGCTGCATGATCCCTGCACCACCAGACACGAACAGCAAATCCAGGAGACAGTAAGGGGTATACTGGCCCAGCTTGGCTGCCAAACAGAAGAATTGAATTACAGCCGGGAAAGGACTACTTGCTGCGGTTTTGGCGGCTTGTTGTCCAATGTTGACCCGGAACTGGCCCGGCAAGTGACCAGGAAAAGGTCTGCGGAGAGCCCGGCAGATTATGTAACCTATTGCGCCATGTGCCGGGATAACCTGGCAGCTTCCGGCAAACGGACAATGCATGTCTTGGATTTGCTCTTTCCTCTTGAGCGGGAAACGGATCCGGCAGCCAGGCCAAGGCCGGGCTATTCCGAGCGCCGGGAAAACCGTGCCCGCTTGAAGAACAAATTATTATGTGAACTATGGGGCGAACAGCCCAAAGAAAAGGAGAATTACGAAAAAGTGCGACTGTTTATTTCTCCGGAAGTTCAGGAACGTTTGGAAGATAGACGGATTCTCAAATCAGATTTGCAAATGGTTATAGAACATGCGGAAAAGACGGGCAATAAACTGCAGAACCGCAAAACCGGCCGCCTGCTGGCCTATTATAAACCGGTGCAGGTAACCTACTGGGTTGACTATTTGCCGGAAAAGGACGGCTATGAGATTTATAATGCTTACTGTCACCGTATGGAAATTGTTGAGGATGTGAAGTAA